One Cryptomeria japonica chromosome 9, Sugi_1.0, whole genome shotgun sequence genomic window carries:
- the LOC131059645 gene encoding taxane 10-beta-hydroxylase-like, giving the protein MDIFNLVLNFRDVFKVESLPAILSLTVSVIVGILLLSLNRWKRQSSLKIPPGNLGFPVIGESIQFLRALKSGTPQQFFDERVKKFGEIFKTSLIGHPTIVMYGPAGNCLVLSNEDKLVKSSWPKSFMKLLGQESILNQTGDKHLILRAALARFLGPRALQSYISKMSSEIQCHINENWKGKSQVKMLPLVRELIFSLASSLFFGMNDGSERMRIHQLMEITIAGSLAIPLDFPGTRFRKALEAHSTADQILSSLIEKRRIELRSGRASSDCDLLSVLITFKDERGNPLTDKEILDNFTLLFHASFENTVSALTLLFKFLSSHPDCYEQVVQEQMRILSNTKDGEEISLNDIKDMKYTWQAVQETLRMNPPVFGTFREAIVDIDYKGYTIPKGWKILWTVYSTHMKEEYFAEPEKFRPSRFQEEGVHVAPYTFLPFAAGLRVCPGWEFAKMEILLFVHHFVRNFRNYSAIEPDEKISADPIIALPAKGFPIKLFPRT; this is encoded by the exons ATGGATATTTTTAATTTAGTTCTGAATTTTAGGGATGTTTTTAAAGTGGAGTCTTTGCCTGCCATTCTTTCTCTTACCGTCTCTGTTATTGTGGGCATTCTTCTTCTCTCTCTGAACCGCTGGAAGCGCCAATCCTCGCTTAAAATTCCCCCAGGAAATTTAGGCTTTCCTGTGATTGGGGAATCAATACAATTCCTGCGGGCACTTAAATCAGGCACGCCCCAGCAGTTTTTTGATGAGAGAGTAAAGAAATTCGGTGAAATTTTCAAGACATCACTAATCGGGCATCCAACCATAGTAATGTATGGTCCCGCTGGAAACTGTTTAGTTCTGTCTAACGAGGATAAGCTGGTGAAGTCGTCATGGCCCAAGTCTTTCATGAAACTCCTCGGGCAGGAATCCATTTTGAACCAAACGGGAGACAAGCATCTCATCTTGCGTGCTGCACTAGCCCGATTTCTGGGCCCTCGAGCTTTGCAAAGCTATATTTCTAAAATGAGTTCCGAGATCCAATGTCATATCAACGAAAACTGGAAGGGAAAATCCCAAGTGAAAATGCTTCCGTTGGTGAGGGAGCTTATCTTTTCACTAGCAAGCAGTTTATTTTTCGGTATGAACGATGGTTCCGAAAGAATGCGAATTCATCAACTCATGGAAATTACAATTGCTGGATCTTTGGCCATTCCGCTAGACTTTCCAGGAACTCGTTTTCGCAAAGCGCTTGAGGCACACTCCACAGCTGATCAAATTCTCTCTTCCTTAATAGAAAAGAGAAGGATCGAATTAAGGTCAGGCAGAGCATCTAGCGATTGTGATTTACTCTCTGTGTTGATCACCTTCAAAGATGAGAGAGGGAACCCACTCACTGACAAGGAGATTCTCGACAATTTTACTCTACTGTTTCATGCATCGTTCGAGAACACAGTTTCGGCACTTACCTTGCTATTTAAATTCCTGTCTTCCCATCCTGATTGCTACGAACAAGTCGTTCAAG AACAAATGAGAATTCTGTCGAATACAAAAGACGGAGAAGAAATCAGCTTGAATGATATCAAAGATATGAAATACACATGGCAAGCTGTTCAGGAAACATTGCGCATGAATCCACCAGTTTTTGGAACATTCCGGGAGGCCATCGTTGATATTGATTACAAGGGTTATACAATCCCAAAAGGATGGAAA ATCTTATGGACAGTCTACAGCACGCATATGAAAGAAGAGTATTTTGCTGAACCAGAAAAATTCAGGCCTTCAAGATTCCAAGAGGAAGGTGTGCATGTGGCTCCTTATACGTTCTTACCATTCGCTGCAGGGCTACGAGTTTGTCCAGGCTGGGAATTTGCAAAGATGGAAATCCTACTGTTCGTACATCATTTTGTAAGAAATTTCAGAAACTATAGTGCCATTGAGCCAGATGAAAAAATATCAGCAGATCCGATCATTGCTCTACCTGCTAAAGGTTTTCCCATAAAACTTTTCCCTAGAACCTAA